CCAAAgtatgtaacagggtgcagccaaggggggccccaaatagtgatttgtaatggggtccagaattcAGGTTGtctaggaaatattaaaatatatatatatgatgtcctcacccctacaagtctgaactgggggatgggacacatggagcaggaccACTGAgactgttttgcatagcaacagtttgcaactaacctcaggcatggtcatttaacatatctctaacttttgactggtttcatggatatgttaaatagctgtggctttgctctgagccagggagataggagtgacttcaacccatgatgtaactgggagacaactccctctggttacagcTCCTGCTTGAGAGCTtgcagatgattggctccacgccacggggccacgcctgcctggattttctatggcagcccagtaaagctggaagaatacggggatgctggcagatgtaactgattgtggggggagtcggaaatggggctgcggaggaagattggtgctgggatttaaacctaggcttGGCAGCCTTGCAGAGTTTTGGGGGGCCATGGGGCTTTGGCGAAAGTTGGGACCttgcagctttggggtgctcccttttgccatgtggcttaggaagcaggagagaccttgctgggaagaaaaggggtgaaaggactcttgctagtgtgccatgagaaggtgccacatggttttggattaactggagatcgtggctgcaacacagctgatggCGCCGGGAACCAGGAgctacctgagccatggacttctacttcttttcctgagatacagtgccccagactgggcagagggagaaggaaggactgtgtgcatttgtgggtattctaaatgactttagtattttaatgaagatactaagtcattactcttaagtctgtgtaactctttgaataaataattcctttccttttcgcCAATCCCTGGTGTTGAGAGATGCCTTTCCCTGGCAGctggcaaggtgaacctagtatgggggtggggggcccagagCACAAGGAGGGGGTCCATTCTGTAATAGTTTATCGTTTgcacctctccacctcccccccccccgggtctgttctgtaacaagtaCATCCCTTTGCTATGTACTCCAGGACTTGGCCATCTCACTGAGGAGTGACCAGCCTTTGGGGAAACCAACTGatatagaaataaacattgaTACCTTCAAAACCATGGTGTTACTTTACAGTGAAGAGTGTGTACTTTCTTAAGATACTTAAAGTGAATgatttctcatttgtgaaatggcaACAACTATTTCTACCTTACAGTTTTGTGGATTATACAGCTAATCCTTACAAAGTTCCTACTGCCtcacacacagtaagtgcttagtaaatattaacGTTATCACTCCTAGGGTTGAAGGACTGTTAGTTCAGTCTCCTAAGCTAGACACTTCCTCTCCCTCGCTCTGCATGTTCAACCAAATACTACATCAAGTCTAGCTCCTAAATACTCTAATAAATCATTCCCTTCTCCCTACCTAACCCCTTCTGCACAGACACTCCTAGTTCTGGAGCTCATTATTTCTTGCCTAGCACATTCCATGGACCTCCAGTTCAGACTCATTTAACTGagtcaccacactggtgtctggGTGACCTTTGAAAATTTGAATTTGATCAAGTCACTGTGACCTGTTACAGCTTCCCCTGGCTCACAGTACTAGGACCCCTGGGGTGTAGGGTATTGTTAAAAGTATGGGTTCCAAGATGCCGCCCAGACTCTATGATTCTGAAATGATTCCCAGAGCAGAGAGCCGCAGGGAATGGTTCAGAGAGGGGTCTCTGACTGTGGATTCTGTAGACTCAAGGTGGATGGAAGTTGGCAGACCCTCCCAGGGCATGTCCTCCCTCGGCCTAGAGGTCAAGGTATTGGCTGATTACCTTGGGGAGCATGGATTCAAGGACCTTTCACACTCAGGCTGTGCAGTGGAAAATGTACGATTTGGCATCTGATTAATCCATCAGTTTCTTATTGGTGTGCTGGATACCTGCCCCTTGGACACCCCCTTCCCCACAAAAAGGAAACACATGCTTAACAAAGGCCTACTGTCAACAAAGGCCTAGTTCTCAGGTTTTGGTCAGTTAGGTgccaccaggcctggggctgcttcGCACTTTTACCCGGGCAAGTCACGTGCGGCCATAAGCATTCCCGCTCTTTGTCCAGTGTCCTGAGTGAGGATTGCACGGCTCTCCCTTCAGGCGGCTGTGACAGCCCTTGTCCGGTGACAGTGGCCTGGAAGCGAACCTGGGCACTGGAGGCGgagcttgcccaaggccacgcCCCTTCCACAGTCTGCATTCGCAGAGCGCCCAGAGTTCAGCCAGACTCGGGCAGTTCTGCAGTCGAGGTGCTGCCCAGGAAGGCACTGGGGGTCGTAGGGTCGGTGCGTTGGAGCCCCTGCCGCACCAGAACCCGGAGGTCAAAAGCCATGAGCGGCTTCCTGCGGTCGGGCTCGAGCAACTGGCGGCGGGCGGCCACCTTGGTGCTGGCGGCGGACTGGACACACCCAAGCCCCAGCGCCGAGTCGCTGCCCCCGCTAGCCGAGGGCTTCCGACTGCTGCTGCTGCGGCGCTCGGAGCAGCAAGGCTTCTTGCCTGGGGCACACGTCTTCCCGGGTGGCGTATTGGACGCGGCAGATCACTCGGCCGACTGGCTGCGCCTCTTCGCGCCGCACCACGGGCCGCCACGTTTCGGCCTGGGCCGCGCGCCACCCTCGCACACCACCTTCCCGGAGCTGCCCGCGGCGGGGCCTGACTCCGCCGTTGAGGGCGGGGCTGCGCTGCCGGATGACGTAGCCTTCCGCATTTGCGCCATCCGCGAGACCTTCGAGGAGGCGGGagtgctgctgctgcagccgCGGGCCTCCCCGGCCGCGGTGCGGAAGCCGGGCAGCGCGCTCCCGGCGCCGAAGGGCCTGGCTACCTGGCGCGCCCGTGTTCTCCGCGACCCGTGCCAATTCCTTCACCTGTGTGAGCACCTCGACTGCATCCCCGACATCTGGGCGCTGCACGATTGGAGCGCCTGGCTCACGCCGTTCAGGCAGCGTGGCGGCCGCCGCTTCGAGACGTCCTTCTTCGTGTGCTGCCTGCATGAGCCGCCGCGGGTCTACCTAGATTTGGCCGAGGTAGTGGACTGCCAGGTAGGGCGTTCTCACGGCACGCAGTGGGGACCCCGGCCGGAGGCTAAGACCCACCCAGAACCTCCGAATAAGGGTGGTACAGCCAGTAAGTGACTAAGAGGGTATGGGACCCAGGCAGTCCGGCCCCCAGCCGGGCAGGCCAAAGCCAGGACTTCCTGGTGAAGTGTTTTTCGCGGCTTCACTGTCCCAAGGCCTTGACTCTGCCTCCCCACGCGGCTTCCTTAGCGGAACCGCTCCGGAGAGCCAAAGAACTGAGCAGACCGCCTATTAGGCTCCAGGGTCCTTCCTGAGCACTTCAAATACATTGTCATTTCATCTCCACAACAGTTGTGTCCTTAGAGAACATCCtttatgtgatttaatttttttgaatttagccccgacctgtgtggctcagttggttgggcgtcctcCCGCAAAGCGAAAAGGTCCCttgttagattcctggtcagggcacatgcctgggttgtgggcaggtccccagatggggcgcgtgagagaggcaaccaatggatgcttctcacatctacgtttctctccctcttcctccctcccctcccctctccaaaaataaataaaatccttttttttcttaaaggggtttactttaaacattttaaaaatttgttgtcTTGTTTTATGGCCGCATATATGGCCTATTTTGGTGAATTGTACTCTTTGCACCTAAAAAGAATATTCTGCCATGTTTTGAGGGAGTGTTTATAAAAATGACAGGTTAGATTCCTCCATAATTTCTTTCAGGTTTTCCATTTTGTTCCATCAAATACTGTACTGAGAGAGGAATGTTTAAATCTTCAATGGGTAATTGTGGGTTTGTGTTTTTTCAGTTCTATCAGGTTTTGCGTCATGTATTTCAGAGTTGCCTTGCAAGGTGCTGCATAGACATCTAGGACTGTTAAACCCTGATGGATTGACCCTTTTTTATGAAATAGCATTCTTTATTCCTGGTAATACTCCTTACCTGAAATCTGAAGCTTACTCTGTCTGATACTAATATAGCCACTCTGCCTTTCATTTGATTAACAATTGCATAGTATACCTTTTCCCATCCCTtactccctgcctccccactcccaccctctttATAGAGACTTTCTCACGGCAGCGCTGCACAGGTCCTTGTCTTCACACAGTCcggaaatggctgctaggctctgtgcTCTTTCTTTGCTAAGAGGCACAAAACAGAAAGGCAGGTTGTTGTCATCTGCTAAGGAGCGATGGTAAAAGTAGTATTTGGCGTAAACACTGGCAGGACCATTAATATTAAACTGAAGTAGCTCCAAAAAATGCCTTTTCATCTTATTCATGTCCTCAACTAATGTCCTTGAGGATCTGGCAGTCCACATTTCACACAGCCTGATCATCCCAAACCTCGGAAGCAAGAACAACGGCTCCCAAAATAATTCTTTTCCAGTTAGTGGGACAAATGTCGATCTCAGCATAAATTAAAAGCCTTTCTAAGTAAAGCAAAGTTACTACCGCATATTCAGCTGTTAGCTGTGTGGCACTGAAAAGAGTATGAGCAAATCTGTTAAATAAATTTGTGTTCAGAGTCATGGAACTGTTTCTTGTGTGAGTGGATGTGATCTCTCATTAAAAATATCCAAGGATCTATTTGTATCTCTGTGCTTTATGTGGTAATATACCACTAAGGTCACACTTTGTGTTGTGGTTCTAAGATTAGCATGGCAGACTGTGCTGTCGTCTGGAAATATTGTTGAGCATAAGCTATATTTTTTAGTAAGGTGCCCTGGAGATACATGGTTTACAtagttgtttttcctcttttctcacaCATCCGTTGGAGATTTGTTCAGGAAAATTGTGCTTGCCCTCAGATAGCCAGGAGGATTTGATTCCCAACCTCACTGGTTCAGCATCTCCCGGTCGCTTGTGTGCTGCAGGTGGTAGCCCTTGCTGGTTCTGAAATCCAACTCTGGGGGGTCCAGGGCAGCGGGTGAAGGTGCTGCTGCCACCATGCCCCCAGCGGCCTCCTCAGAGATCTCAGACTCGTAGTCTGGCTCTGCTGGCTCAGCTTGGGGCTGGCACTAGGCTTCACGCAACAGGTCAACGTGTTCCCCTTGAGGTGCCTACACTCTTCGCCCCTGTAGCGGCCTTTGCTCTCTCCCGAGTCCTGCCCGGACCCAGGACTCCACCAACAAAGGTGTGGCCACCACCGGGGCAGCGCAGCACAAACAAGCTTGACCTAGCCAGCTGTTCGCATGCCTGCAGGGCCCAAGTGGGGCTCTGGACCCAGCCGCACCCCTTGTGGTAGCCCCCTTCTCCCCGGAGTTGCCTCCATCTGTAACTTTTAACCTATCTGTGCCTTTATagttaaaatgtgtttcttgtaGGCGgtgtatagttttgtttttttatccagtATGACAATTTATCCCTTTTAATTGGGGTGTTTAGATCACTTATATTTAATGTCGTTATCAATAGAGTTAGTCAAGTCTACCGTCTTACTGTTAGTTTTTTTCTCTGTCCCATCTATTCTttgcactgtttttcttttcctgacttcttttagattatttgtatatttttaggacTCCGTTTTGCCCCCATTATTGACTTACTAACTATATCTCTGTGGCATATCTCTTTGtgcattgctcccctggttgcaagtctcatgggaaCCCTTGAGTTTAGGAGATGAgtgcctgtgggggaggaagaggggaaggagaaggtacTGGCGTGCTCCCTgtacttcccctcctccccagagggagaggtcCACTGGGTCCATtgttttgagggtttatttccctcTTGCCGTGGGAATCTTAGGGAAGGTCTTTGGGATGTTTTCAGCAGAATATTTGTCAGTTTTCTAGGTGTGCTTTCTCAGGGTTGTGGTcttcactgattggtcagtgccagggcagggggttgTTAGTCATTGCAGCTGTCCTGGCTCACCTACCTGGTTTTGCTGCCTTTCTGGTCCTGGAGCTGAGGCCTATATGTTGTCTCTAGGGAAATGACCTTCTGCATCAGGATGTAAATTGTTTGGCCAATTTGTTCAGCTTTCTGTCTTACTTCTCTGTTCCACTTGTCCTGGTCTGTCTCAGAGCTTTACTGAGTTCgcctcatttgtttttcttttttcacacacTACAGTTCTGCATTTTTCAGTGTTCAAAATGGTGGTTTTATAGATTTTGACCACTTACCTATTTTTCACATTGTATTGGGGGAAGGTAATATGGCACTCATGGCTGGGAGAGAAGGCTCCAATAAATAATTCTTAACCTCATTAAGTCGAGTGGTTCTCAAAAGGAGATTtgcccaccccacacccaggTACGTTTTGcaacatctggagacatttttggttgtcacagctcaGGGACTTCGGCTGGCTTCTACCCAGTAGAGCCCAAGTATGCTGTTAAACGTCCTTGAGTGCACAGGACAACCTCCTACAACAAAGAGTTATCTGGTTTAAagtgtcaatagtgccaaggttCCAAAACTTAGTGGGAACAGAGAGGAATTTAGAGccagtccccctgccccaccccaggtgtGAAGCCCAGACTTTTAGACAGAGTAGTGCCagagtttcttcctctgtaaaatgataCTATGCAGCGATGACCTAAGGActggaaatattttacatatagtaTTTGAGCAGTGCTTTACTGGTAACAAGTAACCAATAAATggtaacttcttttatttttaaaatattttatttatttttagagagaggggaagggagggagaaagagtggtaGAGGAATATCAATAAATGtggccccatctggggacctgacctgcaacctaggcatgttccctgactaggaattaaaccagtgactttttggttcacaggccagcactcattccactgagccacaccagccagggcacaacttcTTTTAATCTATCCTCTGGACTAACCTGAACAATTGAATTAAGTGGGTGGATGCCTATTGTTTAACCCTACATCTTGATTATTATCACTGAACTCACATAAAACTGAGAAAGCAGAATGCTTTGTAAATAACTTAAATATTGGGTGGTTCTTTGAAGACCTAGGTTTGTTTGTAAAATGCAGCCAACTTCAGAATAATGTGGTGATGCGGACCCTGGCCTGCTGGGTCCGTGatttgtggctgcaatggacaaattcacacggactacagaagtcctgtggagaaaaagggatggcatggctgctctctaagtgagagagagggcgagaggggtgacccctgcctggacaggcttttattgcttttctgggtacattacattgaggatggtcctcatttactatgcacaggttcgctgtagATGGtcaccttttacagataacaaaggaaagaatgttgctaattacttcaaagagaaggatgttacagatcaaggggaaaattggttgaactggttacacccCATCCTTGGgaagtttagcacagattttaggaagttactttagagatatgcagtcaacatttgctgcctcaatccagggtgagggagttttagcaaaagcaagtcgcatagcagcctaggtacaatgcaggcctgattccccatgggagaacctatctgtgggtgtgggtcctgtgttctggacctcagtccccactggcctttccgagtgggggctgggctacattccccacgtcatgtggaacggttccctataatGTGGGGTGCTTGTTAGACATGGATTGTTGGGCCCGATAGACTGAAGATTTAATAGGTTTCTTAGGGGATGTTTAAGCACGTACAAGCTTGTAAACCTTCGGCCTATCATTATCCAAGGCTGAAATCAATTTTAAGTCCCTGGGTTTAGGTGTGGGAATCAGTTTTCCCCAGTGTAAATGGATATTTAGTAAGCCAGTTAAAGAAAAACCTTTTAGGGTTATTCCATATTCATTGAATCAGCTCTTTTTATCCAAATGTGTATGGAAGGAAGGCTCTGGAAGGAGAGTAAGTCACAGCACTGAGGCCACTTACGTAAAATGGGCAAACACTGGTTGGTTGATGCCCTGCTGTGATTACAATCCTGGGACTGTAGACTGAGTTATGCCTCTCGACCCTTCTTAGCTACTACTCCTGACTTTTTACCACTGTTATAACACATGGTATACATCACACATTTTGGTTGCTGAAGGCCCCATAGGGCCTGAGAGAGCTTTGCTTGTCTACTTACACAACCTCAGGGCCTAGCCAAATTGTTCCTTATTTATGGGAGGAACAAATGGGCACTAAAATCTCAATCTGCTGCCATGAGTTTACACTTCAGACTCTGCTTTCCTTCAGGAATCACCAGAACTACTTTGCCTTGTACGCATCTCCTGCCTTTTATGCTTAATGACTATCAACCCATGATGCACTCTCCTGGTGTATTTACTAGTCCTCAGGGTCCACATctgggtgtcaaattcattttcaccgggggccgcatagcctcatggttgccttcaaaggatcaaatgtaatttcagctccttaacagttaaggagtagttaaatttacgcagtcctaaaattatattcagccctttgaaggcaaccatgaggctgatgtggcccccagtgaaaatgagtttgacaccctgtcTTAAGGGGATCAACCCAGCTTTCTTCACCACACCTTTTCATGTTGTCTTGGGAATCTAGCAAAGCACATTAGTGAATTAACTTTGTATCTTCATTTCACTCTCAGGCACTGATCCCAGATCTTACACTGTCTATGGAATAAACCTTTGTCTTCCACAGTGGTCATCTCCGGCAGAGGCAACTGGAAGTTTCTTATCAAAACAGATTTGGTTGGCACCCCCACAGTTCTATGAAATAAGAAGACTTGAAAACTTTGCCTCTCTGTCTGACTTGCACAAATTTTGTTTGGATCACATATCACAAGGGGTGGAAAGATGGATGCCAATCACGTTAATAACTGCTGATGGGCTGATCTTGCTTTTACCAGGTAAATCAGTGAAGCATCAATGCTTTTTTTAGTATTCACACTTAATTCACTGGGCTGTATGGTGGTATTGCCCAACACAGAGACATGATTTACAGTCTGTTTTACATACTATAATGGTATTGATTAAATAAGGTCAAAGTCTATAAAATATCATAGTACTTATTATAGCCAGAAGTTCTGAATAAGTTACTTTACACACTTATACAATTATGTATGTTTTCTAGACATTGACAAAGTTCTTTCATATTATctcacttttttatattttaatttcgaGTTATGAGAACTTGTAAGTTGTCAGCTTACTTAAATCAGGGTGTTTGCTCGTGGTCAGTTGTTGTGCATGGGTAGGATGGAGGTTTTGTGGTGGGTCATTGTGGGGCTTTGTGTCTGTCTGACTATGGCTGCCTGTCTCAGTTCTCACCCAGTGATAGTATTCGTTACTCATCCTGCAGTGGGAGAATTTAGCAATTCTGATGTGTAAATGATGATTTCTCTAATTTAATCTTAAAATTACTACAGTAGTCTCCATTAAAACACCAAAATATATGGATATCAAGGCCCATATTAATATTGACTATGATAAAGAGAGTCATGAACTATATAAAGTTATAGTTTGATGAAAAAATACCAGCCATAAATATTAATGTGCCCAGAGAAAATTCTTGAGTGGAGAATGGGACCTAGGGAGTGTGGGtattaaaaacacaagaaatTGAGGTAAACTCATACAATTAGGGTTATTTAACAACCATCTCAGTTCTAAGCACatgaaatagatttaaaaacCTACTGATTTATATATCACTAATAACtggaatgttttataaaataacactgtggaattaaaatgttatttttcaggaGATGAGCTGTACTTAGAAGATTCAAAGTTTTTAGAAGATTCTTTGTGCAATggaaaaaagactgaagaaatcatgaaggaagggaagaaattgCACCGAATAGTGGTACACAGTCACCATCTTTATAGTATCCACGTGACCGTTCAGTCGAAGTATAAACGTATTTATCCTAAGACCTATCTAGTAAATAAGAGCCATTTGTAATGTATTGCTTATTTGTAAGCTGGCCTACTTGAAGGTGTCCTAATGAATAGTCTTACTTGGAATTTAAGGAACTTTGTGCCTATAAAAAGTATAGTACAGAATTTCATATTTCCAGTGTATTATGGAGCTCTCTTGCTTATTTTATTCTGTAAACCTTACAGTGTCACACAAGTATAAAGTATTAATGATCTTCttactgaaataagaaaaaatctcaCAAAGGGTTCCCACTTCTGTATTGTTTTATTATCAAAAGTTTAAATAAGCTGTTCTACTGCCATTGTCTTTTATCCATTGTATTTACAGTTTCACTGAAGTGCTTAGGAGATCATCCATGAATTCCTCAGACTTTCTGCTAGAGTTAATTTAAGGGTGTCTGATTACATGATAAACAGTAGATTTACACAGCCTTTGGGTGACaatgtcaatttttatttatttatttgtagagagagaggaggagggagggagggagaaagagagggagagaaccatcgatgtaggagagatacattgattggttgcatcttgcatgcccccaactggggacatggcccacaacccaggcatgtgtcctgactgggaatcaaaacactAGTttcggttcataggccagcactcaaccaactgagccacaccagccaggaccaatatttttaaagatgtttgacCATAACTATTTTACTTTGGAGTACTAGGTAATGAAACAAAGAGGTTAGAGAGATGTACTTACTCATCATTCAATGgtgtttatttttcagtatttttaatatgGGTAATTTTTTCGGCTCCTTTTAGGAagaataatgtttattgattaaaGCTGGGAAATGGTTAAGACACCAATTGTACTTAAGATCTTTGTATTATGCATAATAAAACAGATTTCATATTTTatg
The sequence above is drawn from the Desmodus rotundus isolate HL8 chromosome 12, HLdesRot8A.1, whole genome shotgun sequence genome and encodes:
- the LOC128779666 gene encoding acyl-coenzyme A diphosphatase NUDT19-like, giving the protein MSGFLRSGSSNWRRAATLVLAADWTHPSPSAESLPPLAEGFRLLLLRRSEQQGFLPGAHVFPGGVLDAADHSADWLRLFAPHHGPPRFGLGRAPPSHTTFPELPAAGPDSAVEGGAALPDDVAFRICAIRETFEEAGVLLLQPRASPAAVRKPGSALPAPKGLATWRARVLRDPCQFLHLCEHLDCIPDIWALHDWSAWLTPFRQRGGRRFETSFFVCCLHEPPRVYLDLAEVVDCQWSSPAEATGSFLSKQIWLAPPQFYEIRRLENFASLSDLHKFCLDHISQGVERWMPITLITADGLILLLPGDELYLEDSKFLEDSLCNGKKTEEIMKEGKKLHRIVVHSHHLYSIHVTVQSKYKRIYPKTYLVNKSHL